From Candidatus Methylopumilus planktonicus, a single genomic window includes:
- a CDS encoding peptidylprolyl isomerase has protein sequence MQLKKLISFFQIAFILLAMTISSYGYSKTESSIQKLDRIIAVVDQDVITEKELQEKINSVISNLKNQKIEIPSESVLRKQVMERLIANSIQIQLALQTGLKINDAQIDKTIERIAEKNKLNVVDFKKTLEKDGTIFYKFREEIRNEITIAQLKEREVDSKIIITDGEIDNFLNAQSKEIQDEYEVAHILIRVPEDVSPEKLEKLKNKAEEASRQIQSGKNFTQVSAAFSETPNALEGGNLGWKKASDLPTLFVDALKKIEVGSLTAILRSPNGFHILKLINKKGSSASLFVEQTHVRHILIKLSEVTSENEGRQKLIGIKERLENGIKFEDMAKQYSEDPSSNNGGDLGWINPGDTVPEFEKTMKQLNINQISDPIKTPFGWHLIQVLEKRSQDMSRETVRIQARQQIKMRKSEEAYQDWLQELRDRSFVELRLEDNF, from the coding sequence ATGCAACTTAAAAAATTAATATCTTTTTTCCAAATAGCTTTCATCCTTTTAGCCATGACAATTAGCTCTTATGGTTATTCAAAAACAGAAAGTAGCATTCAAAAACTAGACCGAATTATCGCTGTAGTTGATCAAGATGTTATTACCGAAAAAGAATTACAAGAAAAAATCAATTCAGTGATTAGCAACTTAAAAAATCAGAAAATTGAAATTCCTTCTGAAAGTGTTTTAAGAAAACAAGTAATGGAAAGATTAATTGCTAACAGCATTCAGATCCAACTTGCTCTTCAAACTGGGCTAAAAATAAACGACGCCCAGATTGATAAAACTATTGAGCGTATTGCAGAAAAAAATAAGCTTAATGTGGTTGATTTTAAAAAAACGCTAGAAAAAGATGGTACTATTTTTTATAAATTTAGAGAAGAAATTAGAAATGAAATCACTATTGCGCAATTAAAAGAACGTGAAGTTGATAGCAAAATTATTATTACAGATGGTGAAATTGATAATTTCTTAAATGCTCAATCAAAAGAAATTCAGGATGAATATGAGGTCGCCCATATTCTTATTCGCGTGCCTGAGGATGTTTCCCCCGAAAAGCTTGAAAAACTAAAGAATAAGGCGGAAGAAGCTTCTAGACAAATTCAATCAGGTAAGAATTTTACGCAAGTCTCTGCAGCATTTTCAGAAACACCTAATGCACTTGAGGGGGGCAATCTGGGTTGGAAAAAAGCTTCAGATTTACCCACATTATTTGTGGATGCTCTTAAAAAAATAGAAGTGGGTTCGCTTACTGCAATTTTAAGAAGTCCTAATGGCTTTCATATCCTTAAATTAATTAATAAAAAAGGATCGAGCGCTTCTCTTTTTGTAGAGCAAACACATGTAAGGCATATTTTAATTAAGCTTTCTGAAGTTACCTCTGAAAATGAGGGCCGTCAAAAATTGATAGGTATTAAAGAGCGATTAGAAAATGGTATAAAGTTTGAGGATATGGCAAAGCAATATTCGGAAGACCCTTCGTCAAACAATGGTGGTGATTTAGGCTGGATCAATCCGGGGGATACTGTGCCTGAATTCGAAAAAACAATGAAACAACTTAATATTAATCAAATCAGCGACCCTATTAAAACACCATTTGGATGGCATCTCATTCAGGTCCTTGAAAAAAGATCTCAAGATATGTCGAGAGAAACAGTTCGCATTCAAGCGAGACAACAAATCAAAATGCGAAAATCTGAAGAGGCTTACCAGGATTGGTTGCAAGAATTAAGAGACCGCTCTTTTGTAGAGCTTCGCTTAGAAGACAACTTTTAA
- a CDS encoding LPS-assembly protein LptD — translation MFRKTISPLWLVFFLLPQLSSAEDLTTQKQSSEISEGSIEIEGDSLETLLDRKMKAKGNAILKKGNKTIKAEVIEYDEISEKIITSGITNIALENMSLRGSKLSLKLSDETGQMDDASFNFTPDKKQEKSSIRKGVVVTERSYDFRGDAKAIFFEGENKKRLQSARITTCEADSNDWYLKSSDMQVDSKTDSINASHAVVEFKGLPVLYTPYINFSLNKNRKSGFLSSTFGTTTKSGFDFQIPYYFNISPNMDATLTARYLGKRGPLADGEFRYLEENYSGRNHVQFMSHDESSGQDNRYSLSLKHRHKFGNGWSGYYDFQKVSDDNYFSDLATMITTTSVVNLPQRAGIDYSGDIWKLNFLTEKFQTLLTDSSRSPYQRLPQLKISAKKEYESFTLDLKSQWTYFDRDNKFTFQDDLGVTGSRFSITPSVTIPLTETYGFIKPKISTNIRSYNLNNLNGSTLSESKDIVTPIFSVDSGMYFDRSINLFNQKHTNTLEPRLFYVNIPYKNQSTLPLFDTGLSDLNMLTLFSENQFNGQDRINDANQLTAALTSKLIDSNGTERLSGVIAQRFYFEERKIFGSNINAKKTNSDLFLGAAAKFTNSLNIDGMIQYDPSDTKILRSTFASRYNPEPGKMLNLSYRMIDNIISGRDDLETINLAGQWPLGNRFYSIGRFNYDLKTSQPIEVLGGLEYDGGCWVARTVFDRLSLPTSPVPNYTLFMQIELNGLGAIGSDPNKLNYLLNRNVPGVRTVNEIPDVNRQANFN, via the coding sequence ATGTTTAGAAAAACAATCTCACCGCTATGGCTAGTGTTTTTTCTTCTTCCTCAGCTATCGTCAGCTGAAGATTTGACGACGCAAAAGCAATCCTCGGAAATCTCTGAAGGCTCAATTGAGATTGAAGGTGATAGCCTTGAAACTCTGCTTGATAGAAAGATGAAGGCTAAAGGTAATGCCATTCTCAAAAAAGGGAATAAAACGATTAAAGCCGAGGTGATTGAATATGATGAAATTTCAGAAAAAATCATTACATCAGGCATTACAAATATTGCTTTAGAAAATATGTCTCTAAGAGGCTCAAAACTCAGCCTTAAATTAAGCGATGAAACTGGGCAAATGGATGATGCTTCATTTAATTTTACGCCAGATAAAAAACAAGAAAAATCCTCAATTAGAAAAGGTGTTGTTGTTACTGAGAGATCCTATGACTTTCGGGGTGACGCCAAAGCTATCTTTTTTGAAGGTGAAAACAAAAAACGCCTGCAATCAGCTAGGATTACAACCTGCGAAGCCGATTCAAATGACTGGTATTTAAAATCTAGCGATATGCAAGTGGATTCCAAAACAGATAGTATAAATGCATCTCATGCCGTTGTTGAATTTAAAGGTCTCCCTGTTTTATATACGCCCTATATTAATTTTTCTTTAAATAAAAATAGAAAATCTGGGTTTCTATCCTCGACCTTTGGAACGACAACAAAAAGTGGTTTTGATTTCCAAATTCCTTATTACTTTAATATTTCCCCTAATATGGACGCGACTTTAACCGCAAGATATTTAGGCAAAAGAGGTCCTTTAGCTGATGGAGAATTCCGGTATTTAGAAGAGAATTATTCTGGAAGAAACCATGTTCAGTTTATGAGTCATGACGAATCTAGTGGTCAAGATAATCGGTATTCTCTAAGTTTAAAACATAGGCACAAATTTGGTAATGGCTGGTCAGGATATTATGACTTTCAAAAAGTATCTGATGATAATTACTTTTCTGATTTAGCAACCATGATTACAACGACGAGTGTTGTCAACTTGCCTCAAAGAGCAGGTATTGATTATTCGGGTGATATATGGAAACTTAACTTTCTAACTGAGAAATTCCAAACATTATTAACTGACAGTTCTAGATCTCCATATCAAAGATTGCCCCAACTGAAAATTTCCGCTAAAAAAGAATATGAAAGCTTTACTCTTGACCTAAAGTCTCAATGGACTTATTTTGATAGAGACAACAAATTTACATTTCAAGATGATTTAGGCGTCACAGGAAGTCGTTTTAGTATAACACCAAGCGTTACTATTCCCCTTACTGAAACTTATGGCTTCATAAAACCAAAAATTTCAACTAACATTCGATCTTATAATCTGAATAATTTAAATGGCTCAACCCTTTCCGAAAGTAAAGATATTGTAACCCCGATTTTTTCAGTTGATAGCGGTATGTATTTTGACCGATCTATTAATCTCTTCAATCAAAAACATACAAATACTTTGGAACCCAGGTTATTTTATGTGAATATCCCCTACAAAAATCAGTCTACCTTGCCTTTGTTTGACACGGGCCTTTCCGATTTAAATATGCTAACACTCTTTAGTGAAAACCAATTTAACGGTCAAGATAGAATTAATGATGCAAATCAACTTACGGCAGCCTTGACTTCAAAGCTTATCGATAGCAATGGCACAGAAAGGCTATCTGGGGTGATTGCACAAAGATTTTATTTTGAAGAGCGAAAAATTTTTGGCAGTAATATTAATGCAAAAAAAACAAATTCAGATTTATTTTTAGGGGCCGCTGCAAAATTTACAAATTCATTAAATATCGATGGGATGATTCAATATGATCCTTCAGATACAAAGATTCTAAGAAGCACTTTTGCCTCTAGATACAATCCTGAACCAGGTAAGATGCTTAACTTAAGTTATCGAATGATTGATAACATCATTTCAGGAAGAGATGATCTAGAAACTATTAATTTAGCAGGCCAGTGGCCATTAGGCAACCGCTTTTATTCAATAGGAAGATTTAATTACGACTTAAAAACATCACAACCTATTGAAGTACTCGGAGGTCTCGAATATGATGGTGGCTGTTGGGTTGCTAGAACAGTTTTCGACAGATTATCTTTGCCAACAAGCCCTGTTCCGAATTACACGCTTTTCATGCAGATCGAACTGAATGGTCTTGGCGCTATCGGTTCAGATCCAAATAAACTTAATTACTTATTAAATAGGAATGTTCCGGGTGTTAGGACTGTGAATGAAATTCCCGATGTTAATCGTCAGGCAAACTTTAACTAA
- a CDS encoding aminoglycoside phosphotransferase family protein has translation MTREIQIATWLNNVLKNQEYTINPASSDASFRRYFRIVSNNQSYILMDAPPDKENSKPFVDIANILFKAGLNVPKIHEADMKEGFLLLSDLGSDTYLEELNHENASSLYKDAYLALIKIQKNADTSSLKLYEDSLLMQELRLFPDWYVKLHKSYEMNDSEKNILNLTFDLLIKNIRSHTEVFVHRDFHSRNLMFCNGEQGENPGILDFQDAVKGSIVYDLVSLFKDAYIVWEEEQIIDWLIRYWESAKKNGLKVQEDFAEFYRDFEWMGVQRHLKVLGIFARLNYRDHKANYLNDLPTVENYLRKACERYRELRPLLNMINKLSLT, from the coding sequence GTGACTCGCGAAATTCAGATTGCTACGTGGTTAAATAATGTACTTAAAAATCAAGAGTATACGATAAATCCTGCTTCTTCAGACGCTAGTTTTCGTCGTTATTTCCGTATTGTTTCAAATAATCAGTCTTATATCTTAATGGACGCCCCTCCTGATAAAGAAAATTCAAAGCCCTTTGTTGATATAGCAAATATTCTTTTTAAGGCAGGATTAAATGTGCCTAAGATTCATGAGGCAGACATGAAAGAAGGCTTTTTGTTATTGTCAGATTTAGGCAGTGACACTTACCTTGAAGAGCTCAATCATGAAAATGCATCATCGCTTTATAAAGATGCTTACTTAGCGCTTATTAAAATACAAAAAAATGCTGATACTTCATCACTTAAACTCTATGAGGATTCGTTGTTGATGCAAGAGCTTCGATTATTTCCTGATTGGTATGTAAAACTGCATAAATCTTATGAAATGAATGATTCGGAAAAAAACATTCTTAACTTAACTTTTGATTTACTTATCAAGAATATTCGGTCTCATACAGAAGTTTTTGTGCATAGAGATTTTCATTCGAGAAACTTGATGTTTTGTAATGGAGAACAGGGTGAAAATCCAGGCATTTTAGATTTTCAAGATGCAGTGAAGGGATCTATTGTTTATGATCTCGTTTCTCTATTTAAAGACGCTTACATTGTTTGGGAAGAAGAACAGATTATAGATTGGCTAATTCGATACTGGGAATCGGCAAAGAAAAATGGGCTTAAAGTTCAGGAGGATTTCGCAGAGTTTTATAGAGATTTTGAGTGGATGGGTGTTCAAAGGCATTTAAAAGTATTAGGTATTTTTGCTCGCTTAAATTACAGAGATCATAAAGCAAATTATTTAAACGATTTGCCTACCGTTGAAAATTATTTACGAAAAGCCTGCGAACGCTACAGGGAATTGCGCCCTCTATTAAACATGATTAACAAATTAAGTTTGACATAA
- the murU gene encoding N-acetylmuramate alpha-1-phosphate uridylyltransferase MurU, whose product MKAMILAAGKGERMRPLTDEIPKPLLEVAGKPLIVWHIEKLAKAHFKEVVINHAYLGEMIEAYLGNGSKWGLKIQYSREGSPLETAGGIKKALSFLGDEPFLVVNADIFTDLDYITLKNMNLDNFKGHLVMVKNPPHHIKGDFVLKHNKIELEGSNKLTFSGLAIYRPEIFEEINMESVAKLAPILKKLIDAGCICGEQYHGLWFDIGTPKRLEEINFFLKNNNFTS is encoded by the coding sequence ATGAAAGCTATGATTCTAGCAGCGGGCAAGGGCGAAAGAATGCGCCCTTTGACTGATGAAATACCAAAGCCATTATTAGAAGTAGCTGGTAAGCCATTAATAGTTTGGCATATAGAAAAATTAGCCAAGGCTCATTTTAAAGAAGTGGTCATTAATCATGCATATTTAGGTGAAATGATTGAAGCATATCTTGGCAATGGTTCAAAATGGGGCCTTAAGATTCAATATTCTAGAGAAGGTAGTCCATTAGAAACAGCAGGAGGGATAAAAAAAGCACTATCGTTTTTGGGCGATGAGCCTTTTTTAGTGGTTAATGCAGACATATTTACTGACCTAGATTACATTACATTAAAAAATATGAACTTAGATAATTTTAAAGGTCACTTAGTTATGGTTAAAAATCCACCACACCACATAAAAGGGGATTTTGTTTTAAAACATAACAAGATTGAACTGGAGGGAAGTAATAAATTAACTTTCTCCGGCTTAGCTATTTATCGACCAGAAATCTTTGAAGAAATCAATATGGAGTCTGTTGCGAAGTTAGCGCCTATACTCAAGAAATTAATTGATGCGGGATGTATTTGTGGTGAGCAGTATCATGGGCTTTGGTTTGATATAGGCACACCAAAGAGACTGGAAGAAATTAATTTCTTTTTAAAAAATAATAATTTCACAAGCTAG
- a CDS encoding aminopeptidase P N-terminal domain-containing protein, giving the protein MSNKDYKEFKKRRDALANKIGDGIAIIFNASETIRNRDSHYPYRSDSYFHYFSGFNEPQSALVILGGKSPKTILFCRNKNIDMEIWNGFIYGPKEAKELFLFDEAYDINLLDEIVLKEIPGHQKIYHRIGQDVLIDQKINDWIKQLKEKGRAGVRAPHEIQDISYIADEMRLIKSDFEIDMMRRSAKIASLAHNRAMKFVKPHMYEYELEAEIMHEFMSQGIRSPAYQSIIAAGGNACTLHYISNNSEIKDGDLILIDAGCELEGYASDITRTFPANGKYTKIQTDFYQMVLDAQSAALKMISPKHHWNEPHDAALSVLIDGFRDFGLCQGSREEIYETGAYKEFYMHRTGHWLGLDVHDAGEYKNVSKEWKQLTPGMTLTVEPGCYIRPSSKVPKEFWNIGIRIEDDVLVTQDGHEVLTKDSPKTIESIEALMAK; this is encoded by the coding sequence ATGAGCAATAAAGATTATAAAGAATTTAAAAAAAGGAGAGATGCTCTAGCCAATAAAATTGGTGATGGCATAGCTATCATTTTTAATGCTAGTGAAACCATTAGAAATCGAGACAGTCATTACCCTTATCGATCTGATAGCTATTTCCATTATTTCTCAGGATTTAATGAGCCGCAATCTGCGCTAGTTATTTTGGGCGGAAAATCCCCAAAAACGATTCTATTTTGTCGTAACAAAAACATTGATATGGAAATCTGGAACGGTTTCATATATGGACCTAAAGAAGCGAAAGAACTTTTTCTATTTGATGAAGCTTACGATATCAACTTACTTGATGAGATTGTTTTAAAAGAAATTCCAGGACACCAAAAAATATATCATCGAATAGGTCAAGATGTTTTGATTGATCAAAAAATTAATGATTGGATAAAACAATTAAAAGAAAAAGGTAGGGCTGGAGTTCGAGCGCCCCATGAAATTCAGGATATTAGTTATATAGCAGATGAAATGCGACTTATAAAAAGTGATTTTGAAATTGACATGATGCGACGTTCAGCAAAGATTGCATCTTTAGCCCACAATCGCGCAATGAAATTTGTAAAGCCTCATATGTATGAATATGAACTTGAGGCTGAAATTATGCATGAATTCATGTCTCAAGGAATTCGTTCGCCAGCATATCAATCCATTATTGCCGCTGGGGGAAATGCATGCACATTGCATTATATTAGTAATAACTCTGAGATTAAAGATGGTGATCTTATCTTAATAGATGCAGGATGTGAGTTAGAAGGGTATGCATCCGACATAACAAGAACGTTTCCTGCAAATGGAAAATATACAAAAATACAAACAGATTTTTATCAAATGGTATTAGATGCTCAAAGTGCGGCCTTAAAAATGATATCTCCGAAACATCACTGGAATGAGCCTCATGATGCAGCTTTATCAGTTCTAATTGATGGGTTTAGAGACTTTGGTTTATGCCAGGGAAGCCGCGAAGAAATTTATGAAACAGGGGCTTATAAAGAATTCTATATGCATAGAACAGGTCACTGGCTAGGCCTTGATGTCCATGATGCGGGTGAATATAAAAATGTTTCAAAAGAATGGAAACAGCTAACACCGGGTATGACATTAACTGTGGAGCCGGGATGCTATATTCGGCCTTCTTCAAAAGTACCCAAGGAATTTTGGAATATTGGTATCAGAATTGAAGACGACGTTTTGGTGACGCAAGATGGGCATGAAGTACTTACTAAAGACAGTCCAAAAACAATAGAATCTATTGAAGCATTGATGGCAAAATGA
- a CDS encoding FAD-dependent monooxygenase: MKKPEYLIVGAGPVGLIFSLLLAKQNKKSHLLELRKKNDAGSDNRALALSYGTKLALENLGIWTILEKKITPIQSIHTSQKNSFGRTLLSAEEYNLPALGYVVSYGDLSKALKEEINQSSLVKISYEFEVSAIENKEDKSILYGRTKNSPLETPLLILADGGKNNTDLIQNLKRKETSYNHTALVTKVTSEIPPESVAYERFTSMGPIALLPNGPKEFSLVWTGKDSDIQELAKTKKNVFLEKLHEHFGDRVGKFIDCEKFITFPLRKIVLADFPKSHIAVIGNSAQTMHPVAGQGFNTGVRDAHALSKLMNESESAYIGSESFVNQYYNSRKSETKKTLFFTDSLVNIFSNDLVGLSITRGFGLSLLDNFRPIKKFLVNKMSFGK, encoded by the coding sequence ATGAAAAAGCCAGAATACCTCATTGTGGGGGCTGGTCCGGTTGGCCTAATTTTCTCTTTATTACTAGCAAAGCAAAATAAAAAATCGCATCTTTTAGAGTTAAGAAAAAAAAATGATGCAGGTTCAGATAATCGAGCATTAGCTCTCTCATATGGAACAAAACTCGCTCTTGAAAATCTTGGGATATGGACAATATTAGAAAAAAAGATTACTCCAATTCAAAGCATTCACACAAGTCAAAAAAATAGCTTTGGACGTACCTTACTATCTGCAGAGGAATATAATTTGCCGGCATTGGGTTATGTTGTCTCTTATGGAGATTTATCAAAAGCTCTTAAAGAAGAAATTAATCAATCCTCATTAGTAAAAATTAGTTATGAATTTGAAGTCTCAGCTATCGAAAATAAAGAAGATAAATCTATTTTGTATGGCCGCACTAAAAATTCACCTCTCGAAACGCCACTTTTAATACTGGCTGATGGCGGAAAAAATAATACTGATTTAATTCAAAATCTTAAAAGAAAAGAAACTAGTTATAACCATACTGCGCTTGTTACAAAAGTGACTTCAGAAATTCCACCTGAAAGTGTTGCCTATGAGAGATTTACGTCTATGGGCCCTATTGCGCTTTTGCCAAATGGGCCTAAAGAATTTTCATTGGTATGGACAGGAAAAGATTCAGACATTCAAGAGCTAGCCAAGACTAAAAAAAATGTATTTTTAGAAAAATTGCATGAGCACTTTGGAGATAGAGTTGGAAAATTTATCGATTGTGAGAAGTTTATTACCTTCCCATTAAGAAAAATTGTTCTTGCAGACTTCCCGAAATCCCACATAGCAGTCATCGGTAATTCTGCACAAACAATGCATCCAGTTGCTGGACAAGGTTTTAATACTGGAGTCAGAGATGCTCATGCATTATCGAAATTAATGAATGAATCAGAGTCGGCTTATATAGGGTCTGAATCATTTGTAAATCAATATTATAATTCTAGAAAGTCAGAGACAAAAAAGACGCTTTTTTTTACGGATTCTTTAGTAAATATTTTTTCAAATGACTTGGTTGGTCTATCCATAACAAGGGGATTTGGCTTATCCCTTTTGGATAACTTTAGGCCTATCAAAAAATTTTTAGTCAATAAAATGAGCTTTGGAAAATGA
- a CDS encoding FAD-dependent monooxygenase, protein MIQPSSDVLILGSGIVGMASLIALDKYDIKTTLLSEVTALHKKEVDPRFYAITPGVKTWLEKNGVWAFLPEKEVFSVRSIIVYSDKEHSSLKFNNDDVEMNELAFIVNHDELEKAFIYRVSDINHEKIKTDKVESLSAGAKDINITYANDNIRQFKLIIGADGSNSWLRSQSSINFRNKDFGQTAIVFNIKTLKAHQGCAYQKFMYHGILALLPIYLDEFSVVYSLNNEMLKEYKSFTDTKFIQMLKNEIGEVFGDISLTTNRQYFPLNMKINESLISDRILLVGDAAHQVHPLAGQGLNLGLRDVIEIDKLLSSNKKYHHDLGLKTFLKKYNRNRKTDILTLSYLTDKLSSLFTSKNHIVDFVINFGLNKIDQNQLIKKILIKKAIH, encoded by the coding sequence ATGATTCAACCATCGAGTGATGTATTGATTTTAGGCTCAGGCATTGTGGGTATGGCCTCTTTAATCGCTTTAGATAAATATGATATCAAGACAACGCTTTTATCAGAGGTAACAGCCCTTCACAAAAAAGAAGTTGACCCTAGATTTTATGCAATTACGCCAGGTGTTAAAACATGGCTAGAAAAAAATGGCGTATGGGCTTTTTTGCCGGAAAAAGAAGTGTTTTCAGTGCGATCTATTATTGTTTACTCAGATAAGGAACATTCATCTTTAAAATTTAATAATGATGATGTAGAGATGAATGAACTTGCATTTATTGTGAATCATGATGAGCTTGAAAAAGCATTTATTTATCGAGTAAGCGACATAAACCATGAGAAAATTAAAACAGACAAGGTTGAGTCTTTAAGTGCAGGAGCGAAAGATATAAATATCACTTATGCGAATGACAATATACGCCAATTTAAATTGATCATTGGCGCTGACGGATCGAATTCTTGGCTTCGTAGCCAGTCATCTATAAATTTCAGGAATAAAGATTTTGGTCAGACAGCAATAGTGTTTAATATTAAAACTTTAAAAGCACATCAAGGATGCGCTTATCAAAAATTTATGTATCACGGTATATTGGCATTACTTCCTATATATTTAGATGAATTTTCGGTTGTATATTCTTTAAATAATGAGATGCTTAAAGAATATAAAAGCTTTACCGATACTAAATTCATTCAAATGTTAAAAAATGAAATAGGTGAAGTATTCGGAGATATTTCCTTAACAACAAATCGCCAATACTTCCCTTTAAACATGAAGATTAATGAATCATTAATTTCAGATCGTATTTTACTTGTAGGAGATGCAGCACACCAGGTCCATCCGCTTGCAGGTCAGGGTTTAAATTTAGGTTTAAGAGATGTAATAGAAATTGATAAATTATTAAGCTCAAATAAAAAATATCATCATGATCTTGGATTAAAGACTTTTCTTAAAAAATATAATCGCAATAGAAAGACTGATATATTAACCTTGAGCTATTTAACAGATAAGTTAAGCTCTCTTTTTACATCTAAAAATCATATTGTGGATTTTGTAATTAATTTTGGACTTAATAAAATTGATCAAAATCAGCTAATTAAAAAAATTCTTATAAAAAAAGCAATTCATTAA
- a CDS encoding DsbC family protein — protein MTTFKKITALLLSLPSFYLMADEANLKKMIEASYPKYKVESIKKTSYSGLYEVFMGGQIVYTDEKFSFLIAEGRIVDPKTKKDLTGERLEDLTKIDFSSLPLASAIKTIKGDGSRKLVVFSDVDCPFCKRLEQNEFKHLNNITIYTFLFPIEKLHPDAKNKSRLIWCAKDRSKAWLDWSLNEALPSGKANCEAPTEQVLELGSKLGITSTPTLIFSDGKRMLGAQPYKEIEKVLNSIKLEGLLGNK, from the coding sequence ATGACGACTTTTAAAAAAATTACAGCACTTCTTTTATCTTTACCTTCTTTTTATTTGATGGCAGATGAAGCCAATTTAAAAAAGATGATTGAAGCTTCTTACCCAAAATACAAGGTTGAGAGTATCAAGAAAACTTCTTACAGTGGACTCTACGAAGTTTTTATGGGCGGTCAAATTGTTTATACAGATGAAAAATTTTCATTTCTTATTGCAGAGGGCCGTATTGTTGACCCAAAAACAAAGAAGGATTTAACGGGAGAGCGCCTCGAAGATTTAACTAAAATCGATTTTTCATCACTACCTCTTGCCTCAGCGATTAAAACTATCAAAGGTGATGGGTCTAGAAAATTAGTTGTTTTTTCAGATGTTGATTGCCCTTTTTGTAAAAGGCTTGAGCAGAATGAATTTAAACATTTAAATAATATTACAATTTATACATTTCTCTTTCCAATTGAAAAGTTGCATCCAGATGCTAAGAATAAATCAAGACTTATTTGGTGCGCTAAAGACCGCTCAAAAGCCTGGCTTGATTGGTCGTTAAATGAAGCGCTGCCTTCCGGCAAAGCAAATTGTGAAGCACCTACAGAGCAAGTGCTGGAATTAGGCTCAAAGTTAGGGATCACATCTACGCCGACCCTTATTTTTTCTGATGGCAAGCGAATGTTAGGTGCTCAGCCTTATAAAGAGATAGAAAAAGTGTTAAACAGCATTAAATTAGAAGGTCTTTTAGGCAACAAATAG
- a CDS encoding cold-shock protein — MATGTVKWFNDSKGFGFITPDDGGDDLFAHFSAIVDTGYKSLKEGQRVTFDVTDGPKGKQASNINKA; from the coding sequence ATGGCAACAGGTACAGTAAAGTGGTTTAATGATTCAAAAGGTTTTGGTTTTATTACTCCTGATGATGGTGGTGATGATTTATTCGCTCACTTCTCAGCAATCGTAGATACAGGATATAAGAGTCTTAAAGAAGGTCAAAGAGTAACTTTTGACGTTACAGACGGACCAAAAGGCAAGCAAGCTTCAAATATAAATAAAGCCTAG